The Mus caroli unplaced genomic scaffold, CAROLI_EIJ_v1.1 scaffold_18398_1, whole genome shotgun sequence genomic interval ACGTGGTGCACACCTAAGGCGGTTACTTCCCCTGGGATGTGAGGCTGACACATCAGCTACTCTCCTCGAAACATGGTCCAGTTGCAGTGGGaagcagagcagcagcaggagatgaCCCTTCTCCTGCAGCGAGAATTGGGCATTGGCACAGCCAGGGTGACATAAGGCCAACAGAAGNTTCTGAACCAAGTGGTCCAGGAGCCAAAGAACCAGGGAGAGTCTGTGCCTCATTCCCTCCNGGATGGCTGTGCATCCCAAGGCTCAACAGGCTcccaggtttggtttggtttctttcttttctttaaagatttatttacttattatatataagtagtacactgtcgctgttctcagacacagacaagagagcatcagatgtcattacNGATGGTTGTNAGCNaccatgtggttgctgggatttgaactcaggacctcaggaagagcagtcagtgctcttaaccgctgagccatctcctccagcCTGGCTCCCAGCTTTTTCGTCACTGTAGGCTCCAGGCAAGTCTGCTTCTGTCCCTGAGGTGAAGGCCTATGGGCAGCTGAGACTGGTTTGGTGCAGCTGCTGGTTGATGGTTACCAATGGGTGAGAGATTAAGTTACAAAGCTCTCCtgtcttcgtcagggtttctattcctgcacaaatcaagaagcaagttggggaggaaaggattgattgagcttacacttccacattgctgttcatcaccaaagtaaggactggaactcaaacaagtcaggaagcaggaggtgatgcTGAGGCCTTGAGGGGTGCTAATAACGGGCTTGCTTCCCCAGgcatgctcagctttctttcttttctttctttctttctttttgttttgtttttttcttttgtttttttgttttttttttttgtttgtttgtttttggtgtttcaagacagggtttctctgtgtagccctggctgtcctggaactcactctgtagaccaggctgtccttgaactcagaaatctgcctgcctttcttatagaacccaggactaccagcccaggaaggGCAGTgctcacaatgggcccttccaccttgatcactaagaaaatgcctcacagctggatctcatggaggcatttcctcaagggaggcccctttctctgataactccagcttgtgtcaagttgacatacaaaaccagccataCATCTCCCTCGGCTCCCTGCAAGCCAGCCATGGAGGAGGCAGACTGCCCTTCTCCAGTGTGTGTTACTAAACACATCCCACTCCACAGGCTTCTGGGctgatctctctgccttttcACTCCTAGTCCGTGAACCACAGTAGCTGCTATGGCTGGGAAGCCTGTGCTTCACCACTTCAATGCCCGGGGCAGAATGGAGTGCATCAGGTGGCTCCTGGCTGCAGCAGGGGTGGAGGTAGGTTGTGCAGGGTTCTGCAGCTGGACCTTACATCCAGTTTAAAATACTTCTCTAAGCTGAGAGACTCCATGCCAGGAGAAGTTCAGGAAGTTTGCCTTTAATGGTTAACAGTCTAGTACTAAAAAGGGGATGGATCGACTGGACATAGTGAAATTTTACTGTGCTTTCTAGGAAGAAGTCATtcacatttaaaatcaaataattaatCGCTTACTTGAGATTAATCAAATTACATAACGaaacatggaaacacaaacttgAATACTGGTTATTAGGTAACACTAATTGATTATTACTGATTTATGGTATGATATTGTGACCTTAGGAAAGCCACTGTTCATTCAAAACGACTCCATATGTTTGGAGTATATATGTGATGTGAGATGTTTGTGCTGTGGACCTGTGACAGCACAGGACTGTGTGACATTACAGTCAGTCTCAGAGAAAATGGGCACAGAGATGAGCAGGGTGACCTGCAGGTGGGGTATTGGAGCTGCAGACTGTCAGATGGAGATATTTATATCTTGTAGTTTTACAGCAGAGAACCTGAGGTTTCTATGATAAAGATGGTTTAAAGGGGCAGGGACTGAagtgatggcttagtggttaaaatcccacactgttcttacagaggacggGTACAGGCTGCTCAGAAATACCTGTCACTCTAACCCCAGAGGGTTCCCATGCCTTTGACCATCATGGGCAATTGagcagacatgtgcacacatacacacacaaacacacacacacacacacacacctttccacATATagtataaaaacattaaaaggaatAAACTATACCAGAATACTAAatagaggtttgttttttgtttttcttttcaagacagggtttctctgtgtagccctggctgtcctggaactcactttgtagaccaggctggccttgaactcagaaatctgcctgcctctgNNNNNNNNNNNNNNNNNNNNNNNNNNNNNNNNNNNNNNNNNNNNNNNNNNNNNNNNNNNNNNNNNNNNNNNNNNNNNNNNNNNNNNNNNNNNNNNNNNNNNNNNNNNNNNNNNNNNNNNNNNNNNNNNNNNNNNNNNNNNTTTCAGTGTGAGTGGCCCAGGTGAGGAGGGGAGAGCAGCATTCAGCagctaaatgctttcctttcaaGCTTTTGAGCAGAAAATGCCGGTAGGCTTTAGTGCTGCCCTCTAGCGGCAACTCTGGGGAAATCATCTCCCTGGTCACATAGGGAGTTAGGAATGCCTGGGGATGAAGTGGTGGACACTGCTAGCTGGAGATCAGGTCCTCAGATAGCAGCAGAATGGGAGGCTTAAAGGATGAAGTGGCATCCCAGGTGGACCGCTGGTGTCCTCCCGCAGTGTCATGGCCACGTGATTACCTCAGCTGTGGAATCGCATTCCTAAAAGTTAAAGGTCTTCCTCTGGATCCTTTCTGAATGAAGCAGAACATAAGACAGAGACACTTCAGAGCCGTCCCCCGGGTGAATgctttaaataaacacataattGGCTTCAGAGTCCATATGACGGCGTTGTGGCTCAGGGATATGTGCTAAGCCACTGGGGTGCTGAGTTCAGCACAAGAGGAAGGCTGGATGGGGCTATCTGCACAGAGCCTTCCTCTTCTGAGTCCCATAGTCACTGGGAAGGCAGTGGGCGGGGCCGTTAGAGAGCCTGGCTCAAAACTTGCAGATGCCATGTGCCTGCAGGCCGGCCATTGGCATCCCTCTCACCTTCGACCTCACCCCCACCAGCCCATCACAATTCAGCCCCATCTGTGATGACTGCTGTGTGATCCCTGTACCTCTCTGAAGGTTGTACAAGTTGCTGACGCTTCTATTTACGTTGCCTATGAACCCTATCCTGTCAGGTTATGGAACCATGAGAAATCTCACTAGGCAAGTTTGAAGCTGATTTTCAACCTTGAAAAGCTAAAAAATTCTTTACAATTGAAAGGAAAATGAGTGGTTTAGATTACTTAAGAAGGCGGGAGATTAAACTCGGCTTCAGGTCCCAGTAACATATAAAATGGTCATGGTGGATTGTCACTGGGTATGTGcacacaaaaacattttatactcatacataaaacacatgaatatatgaaAAACACAACAATGGCCCTGAGATGTAAGTAACTTTACCAAGGAGCTGGTGTAGTGGCTTAGCTgtttagagttcttttttttttttttttttttttttttttgagacaggaaggtttggttttttgagacagggtttctctgtatagccctggctgtcctggaactcactttgtagacaggctggcctcaaactcagaaatctccctgcctctgcctcccatgtgccaGGATTAacggcatgcaccaccacacctttaaGCTTAGAGTTCTTACTGAATATGCAGGCAATCTTCTGTGGTTTGCAGCACCCAGATAAGACAGCTAAAAACTGCCTGTTACTCCAGGCCCAAGGGCATCTCTACACCTGGCCTCTATGATCTTGACCTCCAAGAGGaatgcattcatatatacaaaacacacacacacacacacaaacacacatgtttgAATGTATGTACAATTAAAATTAGTAAAACTAAAtcctaaagaaacaaaatcaaagtgGTTATCTGTCCATGCCATACACCAGGATGGAGATCTGGAAAGATCTATCCTGTTCTCAGTGGAATTAGCAGGCTTTCCTGACAGTCCAAAACCTCAACAAAGTCCCAGTGCTTGTCTGCCAGGAGATCACTCTCTTCTTAGGACCTCAGCATGGCCATCATGAGTTCTAGAGGAAGAACGAGCCAAGAATGAGCAGCTTGGTTGTGCTCAATGCCCATCTGCTGAACAATCTATTCTGAATTTCCAAGTGGCCATGAATAGACTCCTTTGTATCTTCTGGAGGTTTTCAGTTCTGCAGATGAAGCACCCAACAGGGACCACTGAAGTTCAAAGGTCTACAGTAACACAGAAAGAGCTAATGAGCATGCTTTTATTTTCCTGCTTTCAGTTTGAAGAGAAGTTTATACAGAGTCCGGAAGATTTGGAAAAGCTCAAAAAAGGTAACACAGAGTATCTGTGTGACATCAGTGAGGTGCCGCAGTAAGGCCTGTCTGAAGGTGATGttggtgggtggtgggtaggAGTAGTTGGAATGGCAGAGTGGTCTGATGTAGGTGGTAGGGCTCCCTGAGTGGGCTGGAACAGTGGGAATAGGGGCGTGGTCAAGTGTCTCCAAAGATTTGTCTGGTGACTTGTGAatgttttctcattatttcccCATCAGCTAGGTCACTCAGGTTCActtatttattctgtgttttaCCCACTCTGCCCACCAACCACAAACATGTGATCAGAGATTAAATCATAGGTAGAGAAACAGCTGGGAGGGTTTTTTTCTCAAGCATTTTTATTATAGCCCCTGATGAGTTACTATCCCCTGACAGATACAGGCTGGAGAATAACAAGGAGCCTCATTATATAAGAAACACCCTAATGAACATAATGAGACTTTCAGACTCTCTACGTAGCTCTGTTTGCATGGTGGTCGTTGGCTGTCCCTCCTCACCTCCTTAATTCACCCAAGGATGTGAACATAAAACCATGCATGAGAGATATAATATGTATGTGGATAGGAAATTAAGGTGAATGAGAGATGCTCAAAGAGGATGAGATGGGTGAGGCAGAGAGGAAACAAGGACTAAAATAAAGGAGATTCCACTTGAAAGACAGGCAGCCACTTCTTACCTTTCCTCTGCATGTTGGGACACTTCAATACTTTTCTGCTCCCAAGAAGTGAGTCTGGGACACTTGACAGACCTTTTCCCTTTATCCTTTCACAGATGGGAATTTGATGTTTGACCAAGTGCCCATGGTGGAGATTGATGGGATGAAGCTGGCACAGACCAGAGCCATTCTCAACTACATCGCCACCAAATATGACCTCTATGGGAAGGACATGAAGGAGAGAGCCCTGtatgtatttcttgttttttccccAGTGGGAAACAAGGGAAGGATCTGGGTTCCTCCTTGAGTGCGCAAGAGAGTGGCAGGGTTTGTGTCTATGGTGGTTCTGGGTATAAATACTTAGGCCAAGGATGGCAGATTTGGTACAGGGGAGGGAAGAGCAGATGGGGTGGGATCAGGAGAGTGAGACTACAGCAGGGGATGATGCTCAAAGCACAGCACAGGTACCCAGCTGCAAACCATGAGGGGCCACAGCTCCTGAGCTTGGTGGAATCATGACTTCAGGTGCTCAAGCTTCAGTGACTCACCTCAGGCAACAGCTCAGGACAAAGGACATGGGAATGGACATTAGAGGAGGGTCCTAGGGAAGGAGGGGCAGAAGGAACTGCTTCCTACATCCAGGAAGGAACACTGCAGAGCAAGAACCTGAATGCCAGCCAGTTCTGTGGATTGGTCAACTCAGTGAGCCTTAGAGAGGAAGGTTCCTGAGGACCAGGGTCACCTGAAGCTTTAACTCAGGATGAAAGCAGCCAGGCTGGTGGCAGCACCCACACTGGGACCCACTCTACTGTGACAGAATCCTTCATTCATAAACCACATGTGGGAGTGTCACAGTTGCTCCCAGAACTAAAAGTGTTATTGGCCAGCAACACTAATGGGAAGACATGTCCATGGGAAATAGACTTGGCTTTAACAGTGCATGCATAGAAATATTCCTAGCAGCACTATTTGGAATTTTCTACTGGAGAATCAGTCAAGACATTCAGTAATAGATGAAGGAGGAGCCCAGGTTCCAATTTAGCCATGAAAATAGATGGTGCAGTGAGGGAAGCAGGAAAGGATAAAGAGCAAGCATTGTATTCTGTAAACGAAGCAGACACCAGGGCCACATGTTCTGTGGTTGATTTCAGGGGAAGTGTTTCTGTACTCAGAGTGGATAAGAAGGAAGTGGAGGGAAAGGGGATCAACCTCTTCTAACATTGCAGTATGCTGACGTTGTTAGACTGCCACGGACATACTGAAACGCAGAATACCATCTTTCAAGGAGCCAAAAATGCTATAGTGTGAAAATGTGATGCCTCACCTAAAAAAAGAACTGTATAAGATACAGTTTAGAACAAGGGAAAACATATGTCTAGTGATATGCTCTGGACTGACAGAATAAAGAAATAGACAAATTGCCACGTGGCCGTGGAGTGCCCACTTTAATCCAagccaagcactcaggaggcagaggcaggcagagctctatgagttcaaggccagcctgatttctagagtgatttccagtacagccagggctacagagtacaaaaacaaaaacaacaaaaacaaaagaaaacaacaaaaacttttataaggataacatttaactggggctggcttatagcttcagaggttagtccattatcatcaaggcaggaacatgtaggcatccaggcagggatggtgcaggaggagctgagaattctacatgttcatctgaaggctgctagtcaaagactggcttctaggcagctagaaaGAGAGTATGAAAGCccatgacacacctactccaaccaagGCAACACTTCCTAATTGCCACTCcgtggaccaagcatatacaaaccatcacattctactctCTGGCCCCataaacacatgagtctttgggggAACATAACCTACACATAACATAATAAAATGGACATTTAGTCTAACTTCTATAGTGTATAGCAGTCTCAAGGAAGACAGGAAACACTGCATCTCCAAGGCTGATGTCAATGTGGTctttagatctccaactccttttccatctttgtttgagcaacaaacttctttctcctgtgctatttccactccctgttagcagctttcctcagcagatatcccatggctctggcattgCAAATATCTTGGGGTCTCTAAGGCAACTTAAACTTCACATGTTCGTGTTTCATAATCTGGGTTCTACActtgatcttctgggctcctccaaagggcttgggtcacttctccagctctgccctctgtagcactctaggctctggttgacacCACTGTTGCTGCTCTTGGTGATCaacccatggtactggcatctccaatatgctggagtcttccactgtaactaggcttcaccagtaGTCTCTTGTCGGCTGTCTTGAAGGTGCCaggaccccttcagttctgggctgtCAACTGATAGCTAGGCTCCACCTTCACCGGCGGCCTTCCaaggcctctcacagtgccaagcttcagctgccttcaaaaccagtaccatctgggtgactcttacacattaggaagttcagctgcagcatgaggtacaaccctTGCTAgctctagaacacagcttctttgtgctgtcagaaaacacttcccagaggctctcacctcagtgatgctggtctcttcttcttcttctttttttaataacactctcaaaaaaaaaaagaaagtaaaagtttaaaaaaaaaacactctcccgtgtgtgtgtgtttaagatttattttatttattatatggaagtacactgtagctctcttcagacactccagaagagggcgccagatctcgttatggatggttgtgagccaccatgtggttgctgggaattgaactcaggacctttggaagagcttaAGTTTAAGAGTTTaagtgctcttaaacgctgagcaatctctccagccccgctggtctcttcttaataacCACTAATTTATTACCTGCAGCTAACTAACATCAACTGGTCAAGTAGTCTCTTCCTCTTGACTACAAAGCCAGATACATATAGCCGAAGCTGCCAaagttctgctgtttgctggggctggaacctggcccccttgttctattacctcatcaccagctttctgtttcctaACGACTTCACTGCCTAGCTTGGCTGTTcaaaaacttgctctgtagattgacaaAGATAAGTCTTGACAAATGTTAACAAGCCTAGAATCTGTCAGCAGCATGTGGAGTTCATACAAATGTGCTTCCTGAGAAATAGATGGACAACTTCTAACACTGACCAAAAATGACTCCAGGCTGTGCAGCACAATGGGAGATGAACAGAGACGCTTGTGTTGAGCTTACAGGGAATGCAGCTTGTTAGTTCTGAGAATCTCAGCATGCTTGTTGAACAAACAATGTCAGGGAGAGGTGGGTACAtaggtacacagacagacagacagacagacagacagggctagAACAAGCCTGTTATAGAGTTGATGGTTATCTTGTGAGATGCCATCAATTATGACTGCATCTCTAGATGGGCCTGGGATTGATTATTTTTTGTGCTTGTGTTAGGGCATATTTGtgtaacaaaatttaaacaaaacaaaacaacactggGAGGAGTGCAGAGAGGAGGGGTAACAGTGGTCTGGATATAATGTATAAGAGAAGAATTTTGTACAAATTCTCAAAGTGTATCAGAACCAGCAGGAGGTCCAAGGGGGAAGTTAATATATCTGTCCAGTGGAAGAGATAATGACCCACTACAGACAAATAGCTTTGCCAACACTGTTCACGGTAAATTTCTCAGCTTTTCACATTCAAATGTAAGATAGGATATTCTTGACAATTTGGAAACTTTTGTCTTTTAGGATTGACATGTATACAGAAAGTATTTTAGATCTGAATGAAATGATTGGGCAACTGTTAATATGTCCCCCAGACCAAAGAGAAGCCAAGACTGCCTTGGCAAAAGACAGAACCAAAAACCGTTACTTGCTTGCCTTTGAAAAGGTAAGTAGGCTCTTTGAAGTCTGGGGACACTGAGTTTCAGGgacaagagaaaggcagaggctgggagaCAAAGGCTACTGCTACACTGGCCTTCACTTCCATGAGCCTGCTGTGCAGCTCCTGCCCCACAGGGCACTGTGTAAAAATGGCCTGGAAGGAGCAATGGATGCTTATGCCAGTCTAGCATCCAGCATTCAACAGGCTTCATGGCCACAACCAGCACTGGGCCTGTAGAAGGCTGAGCCACCCCAGAGAAGGGCCTGGGTCCTACAGAACACACTGGGCTTCCCTTCCACAGAGAACTGCAGTGAACAACAGATGGGAAAACATTCTGTTGAGTTACACAGGGAGGCCTGAGGGCAGCTGCCCGTCAGGAGGATATGATAGCAGGACAAAGATGGAGTGGAAATATCTGAACAGGGAGATAGAAGGAAGGTGGAAAGGAGGAGGCTGAtgaagagatgttaaggaaaactGACCTGCAGGACTTGGGGTCTCATCTTAAGAGAAAAGCCACGACACCTCAGCAAAGGGAGGTCAATGCCCATGCAGTACCTCTCATGGTCAGGGCTTCTCTTTGGAGGCAAACCAAGAACACTTCAGAAGGTGTTAAACTTCTGCCAAGTTAAAGATAAGAGCTAAAACTGTGGTCCTAGAGGAGGGCATCTTACAAATTCCTGAGGGACCTGGCTGTCTGCTCTAGAGGaggtgggacctgggagaatggcGTCCATGAAGGAGGTGAACTAAAGTCTCATGCGATAgacaactttattcagagcatcagactcATGAGCAAAATGTACACTCACAAGAGCAAGCTGCATGTGCTGGCCAAGTTGCAAGtgacaaaaacatgtttttccatatagacatataaataaataacaatagccAGTTGTAATGAAAAATCTGAGCTGAACTCACTCCCATTCACTACAGCTGGGAGGGGCAAAGAAGCTTAATCCAAGATTACTTCCATGTTTGGAAGGAACTGAGGTCACAGGACTCCTGTCTTGGTTTCTTAGAGTGTTTCCcacaagcactcagaaatctCCTCACATGACTTTGTCGGAGTTCCAACAGAACCTGACTTGAAAACCCATTTTATAAAGAATCACCTTATTTTTCATTCATCACTGAAGGTTCGCTCACTGCTACCTCTGCTCTGTGGAAGCAGGGAGGGCTTTAGGTGCCATCAGGTCCTCATGTCCCCTGAAGCTTGTGGGGCTGACAGTCAAGGGCCTGTCTCATGGGACACACTGTCCAGTCACCACAGCTGAAATCATCTCTGTGAGATTCATGACCTCCATGTACACCGTGAGCCATGTTCTGATGGACACTTgatgcttagttttgtttttgtatggggtaattataattattttctctgtatatatgcACAATGTAAAACCCTTTCAATGGATCTTTTATTGAAGCTGAGTAGAGTCAGGGTAGCTTTGAGAGTCTTGGGGAGAGTGAGGGCCCCAGCCCAACTCTTTGTTCATAATCGGTCTCCTTTCATTTGCAGGTGTTGAAGAGCCATGGACAAGACTACCTTGTAGGCAACAGGCTGACCAGGGTGGACATCCACCTGCTGGAACTTCTCCTCTATGTGGAAGAGTTTGATCCCAGCCTTCTGACCCCTTTCCCTCTGCTGAAGGTGAGACCACCTCAGAGAGGCTGCCATAAACATGTCTCCTCTGACAATACAACGGTGGGCCTGGGGGCTGAAGTCCTACACTCGGGCCTCCCAACTGAGCTACTAGGCCCTCAGGTTGagtcttaaaaataatctttttacatGTGGAGATTTGAGGATGTATCCCAGGAAGAATATGTTGCCCTTTGTAATGAAAATCTGGCATGACCCTGAAGCTCTCTCTTTGGAACCTT includes:
- the LOC110288966 gene encoding glutathione S-transferase A1, coding for MAGKPVLHHFNARGRMECIRWLLAAAGVEFEEKFIQSPEDLEKLKKDGNLMFDQVPMVEIDGMKLAQTRAILNYIATKYDLYGKDMKERALIDMYTESILDLNEMIGQLLICPPDQREAKTALAKDRTKNRYLLAFEKVLKSHGQDYLVGNRLTRVDIHLLELLLYVEEFDPSLLTPFPLLKAFKSRISSLPNVKKFLQPGSQRKPP